In one bacterium genomic region, the following are encoded:
- a CDS encoding TolC family protein, producing MKRLTGRFLAPWPLLALVLVLAASPAQGAEGIQLKKTPAAGRQLLTLDQAIALALRHNAAIKEAEADVDIYRAKQSQADAARWPQVEILGIVGPVPAARGNHLSSPDRTNGDSPIGIFQSARLSVIQPLFTFGLIEGLREASRGGVRVQQEGVRLKKTEIILKVHEYYYGAIAAQEVYDFLQETQKTLVDARAKLVKLINEEKGEEIDIFKLDAFSGELS from the coding sequence ATGAAAAGACTGACAGGCAGATTTTTGGCGCCCTGGCCCCTTCTGGCGCTCGTGTTGGTTCTGGCCGCATCACCCGCCCAAGGGGCCGAAGGCATCCAGCTGAAGAAAACGCCCGCGGCGGGGCGGCAGCTCCTGACCCTCGATCAAGCCATTGCGCTTGCCCTGCGCCACAACGCGGCCATCAAGGAAGCCGAGGCGGATGTGGACATCTACCGCGCCAAGCAGAGCCAGGCCGACGCCGCCCGGTGGCCCCAGGTTGAAATCCTCGGAATTGTGGGCCCCGTCCCCGCCGCCCGCGGCAATCACCTCTCATCGCCCGACCGGACCAACGGCGACAGCCCCATCGGGATTTTCCAGTCCGCCCGGCTCAGCGTCATCCAGCCGCTCTTCACCTTCGGCCTGATCGAAGGGCTCCGGGAGGCTTCCCGGGGCGGCGTCCGCGTGCAGCAGGAGGGCGTCCGGCTCAAAAAGACGGAAATCATCCTCAAGGTCCACGAATACTACTACGGCGCCATTGCCGCGCAGGAGGTGTACGATTTCCTCCAGGAAACGCAAAAAACGCTCGTGGACGCCCGGGCGAAGCTCGTCAAGCTCATCAACGAGGAAAAGGGCGAGGAAATCGACATCTTCAAGCTCGACGCCTTTTCGGGAGAACTCAGCAA
- the mlaD gene encoding outer membrane lipid asymmetry maintenance protein MlaD, translating into MRHRGVEIAVGLFVLAGLIALGYLSIRLGGVDLFDTANYAITARFTSVSGLTEGASVEMAGVRIGKVKKIGLRDDEAAVTLRINNGIKLARDTIASIRTKGLLGEKYILISPGGAEQTIPPGGRIRETEPPIDIEKLIGNFIFEKVK; encoded by the coding sequence ATGCGGCACCGCGGAGTGGAAATCGCAGTCGGCCTGTTCGTCCTGGCCGGCCTCATCGCGCTGGGCTATCTCTCCATCCGGCTCGGCGGCGTGGACCTTTTCGACACGGCAAACTACGCCATCACGGCGAGATTCACCTCCGTCTCGGGCCTCACCGAGGGCGCCTCGGTCGAAATGGCGGGGGTCCGGATCGGGAAAGTCAAAAAAATCGGCCTGCGCGACGACGAAGCTGCGGTCACCCTCCGCATCAACAATGGCATCAAGCTCGCGCGCGACACCATCGCCTCTATTCGCACCAAGGGGCTTTTGGGCGAAAAATACATCCTGATCAGTCCGGGCGGGGCGGAGCAGACGATCCCTCCCGGGGGACGCATCCGCGAAACCGAGCCGCCGATCGACATCGAAAAATTGATCGGTAACTTTATTTTCGAGAAAGTGAAATGA
- a CDS encoding MlaE family lipid ABC transporter permease subunit: MQFASFAIGAVEQLGRRSLDTLGTMGRMVIFLLRTVGWCFLPPWRHSLLLRQLHAIGATSLPLVVLTALFTGMVLGLQGHYTLSKFGSEGLLGPAVALSLIRELGPVLTALVVTGRAGSSMAAEIGIMIITEQVDALRSMAVDPLQRLSTPRLLAGLIAFPFLTAIFDVVGIFGGYLIGVKSLGLSSGTYFSQMEAKVGMLDVTAGLWKSITFGILVSWVCCYKGFHCGNGAEGVGRATTSAVVLSSVLILIGDYALTSLLP, encoded by the coding sequence ATGCAGTTTGCTTCATTCGCAATCGGCGCCGTGGAACAGTTGGGCAGGCGCTCTCTCGACACGCTCGGCACAATGGGCCGAATGGTCATTTTCCTCCTGCGCACGGTGGGCTGGTGCTTTCTTCCGCCCTGGCGCCACTCCCTGCTTTTGCGCCAGCTCCATGCCATCGGCGCCACCTCCCTGCCCCTCGTGGTCCTGACAGCACTGTTCACGGGGATGGTGCTCGGTCTCCAGGGGCACTACACCCTCAGCAAATTCGGCTCCGAGGGGCTCCTGGGACCCGCCGTCGCCCTGAGCCTCATCCGCGAGCTCGGCCCGGTCCTCACCGCGCTGGTCGTCACCGGCCGCGCCGGCTCGTCCATGGCGGCCGAGATCGGAATCATGATCATCACCGAGCAGGTGGACGCCCTCCGCAGCATGGCGGTCGACCCCCTTCAGCGGCTGTCCACCCCCCGCCTCCTGGCCGGGCTTATCGCCTTTCCGTTCCTGACGGCCATTTTCGATGTGGTGGGCATATTCGGCGGCTATCTCATTGGCGTAAAATCCCTTGGGCTCAGCTCGGGAACCTACTTCAGTCAAATGGAAGCGAAGGTCGGGATGCTGGACGTCACCGCCGGACTCTGGAAATCTATCACTTTCGGCATCCTTGTCTCTTGGGTATGCTGTTATAAAGGCTTTCATTGCGGTAACGGGGCCGAAGGGGTGGGACGGGCCACCACTTCCGCCGTGGTTCTTTCCTCGGTCCTGATTCTGATCGGCGACTACGCGCTGACATCGCTTCTGCCCTAG
- a CDS encoding MBL fold metallo-hydrolase — MRARVTVLGCGTSTGVPSIGCTDPVCLSDDPKNQRLRPSIVIESEGGNLLVDTGPDLRQQALRHPLLRVDAVIYTHHHADHTNGIDDLRMYNFLMKKTIHCYAFPDTAKTLRQNFSYIFGPDDGYEGWKPQLELIEVDTSPFEAAGLRILPIALDHGRNTQVMGFRIGNFAYATDCNAIPEAAMEALEGVEILILDALRHRPHPTHLTVAQALEVIAEIGPQRCYFTHTNYELEYHETNRNLPEGVELAYDGLSFEIVY; from the coding sequence ATGAGGGCGCGCGTCACCGTCCTGGGCTGCGGCACCTCGACCGGAGTGCCCTCGATCGGCTGCACCGACCCGGTCTGCCTCTCGGATGACCCCAAGAACCAGCGCCTGCGGCCCAGCATCGTCATCGAGAGCGAGGGGGGGAATCTTCTCGTGGACACGGGCCCCGATCTGCGCCAGCAGGCCCTGCGGCACCCGCTGCTCCGGGTGGACGCGGTTATCTACACCCACCACCATGCCGATCACACGAACGGCATCGACGATCTGCGGATGTACAACTTCCTCATGAAAAAAACGATCCATTGCTACGCGTTCCCCGACACGGCGAAAACCCTTCGCCAGAACTTCAGCTACATCTTCGGGCCCGACGACGGCTACGAGGGCTGGAAGCCGCAGCTCGAATTGATCGAGGTGGACACATCGCCCTTCGAGGCGGCCGGACTGCGGATCCTCCCGATCGCGCTCGATCACGGGAGAAACACCCAGGTGATGGGGTTCCGGATAGGAAATTTCGCCTACGCCACCGACTGCAACGCAATCCCCGAGGCCGCAATGGAGGCGCTGGAAGGGGTGGAAATTTTGATCCTGGACGCCCTTCGCCACCGGCCGCACCCCACCCACCTGACGGTGGCGCAGGCGCTCGAAGTGATAGCGGAAATCGGCCCGCAGCGATGTTACTTCACCCACACGAATTACGAACTCGAATACCACGAGACCAACCGGAACCTCCCGGAGGGGGTCGAGCTGGCCTACGACGGCCTCAGCTTCGAAATCGTTTACTGA
- a CDS encoding GntG family PLP-dependent aldolase, producing the protein MPESLIDLRSDTATRPTPAMREAMARAEVGDSSLGEDPTVAALERRAAALFGKEAALYVASGTMANQLAIKTHTQPGDEIISEAKCHPVRSEMAAGSFLSGVQFAFVPAERGIYRREAAEAALRPKEGWHPRTALLWAENTHNAGGGTIFPLEGLGALQELAREAGIPLHMDGARIFNAAVASGIPPGKWGAACDTMNFCLSKGLGCPVGSVLLGSADFIARARRYHKIFGGVWRQAGILAAAGLYALDHHVERLAEDHANAQRLAERTAGIPGVRHLYESTPTNIVYLDVSETGKSAETIAERLQARGVALSIPGKGLLRAVTHLDVDRAGVERAAEALAGAVA; encoded by the coding sequence GTGCCCGAATCCTTGATCGATCTGAGAAGCGATACCGCCACCCGGCCCACCCCCGCCATGCGCGAGGCGATGGCCCGCGCCGAGGTGGGCGATTCCTCATTGGGCGAGGACCCGACCGTCGCCGCGCTCGAGCGGCGCGCGGCGGCGCTCTTCGGCAAAGAGGCGGCGCTCTACGTCGCCTCGGGCACCATGGCCAACCAACTGGCCATCAAGACCCACACCCAGCCGGGCGATGAGATCATCTCGGAGGCGAAATGCCACCCGGTGCGCAGCGAGATGGCGGCCGGCAGCTTTCTCTCGGGCGTCCAGTTCGCCTTCGTCCCGGCCGAGCGCGGCATCTACCGCCGCGAGGCGGCCGAGGCGGCTCTTCGGCCCAAGGAAGGCTGGCACCCCCGCACCGCCCTCCTCTGGGCCGAGAACACCCACAACGCGGGCGGCGGCACGATCTTTCCCCTCGAAGGGCTGGGCGCGCTTCAGGAGCTCGCCCGCGAGGCGGGCATCCCGCTCCACATGGACGGGGCGCGCATCTTCAACGCCGCGGTCGCAAGCGGCATTCCGCCCGGAAAATGGGGGGCCGCCTGCGACACCATGAACTTCTGCCTCTCCAAGGGACTCGGCTGTCCGGTGGGCTCGGTGCTCTTGGGAAGCGCCGACTTCATCGCCCGCGCGCGGCGGTACCACAAAATCTTCGGGGGCGTCTGGCGGCAGGCGGGCATCCTCGCCGCGGCGGGCCTTTATGCGCTCGACCACCACGTCGAGCGGCTGGCCGAGGATCACGCCAACGCCCAGCGCCTCGCCGAGCGGACGGCCGGCATTCCGGGCGTGCGGCACCTCTACGAGAGCACCCCGACGAACATCGTCTACCTCGATGTGTCGGAGACGGGAAAAAGCGCCGAGACGATCGCCGAGAGGCTCCAGGCGCGCGGGGTGGCGCTCTCGATTCCCGGAAAGGGCCTCCTGCGGGCGGTCACGCATCTGGACGTGGACCGCGCAGGGGTCGAGCGGGCGGCCGAAGCGCTGGCCGGGGCGGTGGCATGA